CCACAGCATCGATATTGAGGTTGCTGTTGGTCAAACCGAGATTGGTGATGAGCAGATCTTCACTGGCATTGTCCGTGACGCCACCTTGCGGAAAGAGGCGGAGCGTGAACTGCTCAGCGCCAAGCAAAAGGCGGAAGAAGCAACCAAGGCGAAAAGTGACTTCTTGGCCAACATGAGCCACGAGATCCGTACGCCAATGAACGCCATTATCGGCATGAGCTATCTTGCGTTGCAAACCAAGCTGTCGCGCAAACAGGAAGATTACGTCAATAAGATCCATACCTCGGCAGATGCGCTGCTGGGGATCATCAATGACATACTTGATTTCTCTAAAATCGAAGCGGGTAAGCTGGAGTTGGAACACACCCCATTCAGTTTGAACGATACCATCGATCACTTGGTGCAAGTGATTGTGCATAAAGCTCAACAGAAGGAGGTGGAGCTGCTGGTTGATATCGATCCTGAGTTGCCAACCAACTTGCTGGGGGATCCTCTCCGCTTAGGCCAGATCCTTATTAATTTAGCGAACAATGCCATTAAGTTTACCGACGAAGGCGAGATTATCGTTAAAGCAGAGCTGCTCGAACAACAGGGTGAACAGGTACTAGTGCAGTTCTCCGTTAAGGATTCTGGTATCGGTATGAGTGAAGAACAGGTGTCTCGTCTGTTTCAATCGTTCAGTCAGGCCGACGCTTCTACAACTCGTAAGTACGGTGGTACTGGTTTAGGTTTGACCATCAGTAAGACTCTGAGTGAGTTGATGGGCGGCGAGATCTGGGTTGAGAGTACCTTGGGCGCTGGCAGTACTTTCTTGTTTACTGCTCGGATGGGATGGACGACGGAGGGGAATGGTTCCCAGCAAGCCTCGGTGCATTCGTTGTTAGACATGCCAGTGTTGATTGTTGATGACAGTATCGCGGCGCGAGAGATCCTCTTTAATCTGGTTGAGAGCCTTGGCTTTAAACCAGATCTTGCCCCATCTGGTGCCGAAGCACTGGAGAAAATAGTGCAGGCCGAGCAAGCGGAAAAACCATTTGAGTTGGTACTAGCTGACTGGAATATGCCGAATATGGATGGCATTGAGCTTGGTGCTAAAATCGGCGAAAACGAGTTAATTAAGCACAAACCTAAGTTCGTTATTGTTACCGCGTACGACCGCGATGACATGATTAAACGGGCAAGTCACATTACCCTTGATAGCTCGATTACCAAGCCGGTGAGCGCATCGACCTTGCTTGATACTGTGATGACGGTTATGGGCAAAGGTGGTGGAAAAAGAAGAACGAGCATTGCAGGTAAGATCGACTTTAGTAAGGCGGAAGGGCTAGCGGGTGCGAACATACTGTTGGTGGAAGATAACGAAATCAACCAAGAGATAGCCATTGAACTGCTCAATATGGCTGGCATTAATGTTAGTGCTGCATGGAACGGTCAAGAAGCGGTGGAGATGGTTGCGGCTGGCCAATTTGATGCGGTGTTGATGGATGTACAGATGCCGGTTATGGACGGTTACGAAGCAACTAAGCTTATTCGCCAAGAGCCGAAAAATAGCGAACTGCCTATTATTGCTATGACTGCCAATGCGATGAGTGGCGACCGCGAGAAATGCATCGCTTGTGGAATGAATGACCACCTGTCCAAACCGATCAACCCTAATGAGGTTTACAAGGCGCTGACACAGTGGATTGAACCTACCGGGCAACCACTACCTGCTCAAGTTGGTATTGAGTCCATCGAGGTGGAGCAAGAATCAATTGAACTGGTGGATATCGATGTTGAGGCGGCATTGGCTCGAATGGGCGGTAGCGTCAAAGCTTATGTGCGCACTCTGACCAAAGTAATAGATAACGAAGCAGATGCCATTACCCGAGTTCGCGCCGCTTTAGAGGCGGGCGATCTTAATCAAGCGGTGTTGAGTATTCACACTCTACGCGGCGTGGCCGGCAATATCGGGGCGATGTTGTTGGTGCCACCGGCGGAGCAACTAGAGCAGCAGTTAATTAAGCAACAACAAGGCGCGGCTATCACCGCGGAGCAACATGAACCGTTGTTGCTGCAGTGCGAGCAGCTGTTGCAGCAGATGCTGCTATCTATTCAAGCTGGACTTGAGCAGCGACAAAGTCAGTCAAGCTCAGTTGGTGATCCCCTTCAACAGCAGCGGTTTTTAGGTCTATTGAAGCAACAGATTGAAGACTTTGATAGTGCGTTAGGCGATAGCTGGGCTGAATTTGTTGAGCTAAGTGGAACTGACGTATCGGCGGTACTGGTTAGTCAAATGAGCAAAGCGGTTGATGGCTATGATTTTGATGAGGCGGAAGTACTGTTAGCGCAAATACAAACTGAGCTCGGTGAGGCTGAACTAAGCAACGCTGCAACATTGACTGCAGAGCAGCTGCTGGTGCGGCTCGAGCCGATTGCGGAGCAGCTCTCAATGTTTGACTCAACGGTGGTTGACCAACTGGATGATCTGCTCGAGCTGCCACTGCAAATTGACCATCTTGAGCGACTGGAAGCGTTGCGAAAGCCTATCAGCGAGTACGACTTTGATCGAGCGGAGCAGCAATTGAATGAGATTATCGAGCAGTTGCAGCAGACTGAATTATGAGTGAAAACTACCGAACTAATGGATTAGGGGAACAATAATGGCACAGAGCCCAAAAGCGACCATTTTGACTGTAGATGACACCTTAACCAACATTGAAGTAGTTAAAGGTGTGTTAGCCCAGGATTATTTGGTGCAGGCGGCATTAAGTGGTGAGATGGCGTTGAAGATTATTGGCAAGCGAAAGCCTGATCTCATTCTGCTTGATGTGATGATGCCAGAGATGGATGGCTATGAGGTGTGTCGTCGTCTTAAAGAAGATAAGACCACCCGTGATATCCCTGTGATCTTCCTTACTGCCAAATCGCAAGAAGAGGATGAAACCAAAGGGTTAGCGATGGGAGCGGTTGATTACATTACCAAGCCAATCAGCCCACCGATTCTAAAGGAGCGGGTTAAGAATCACTTACTACTGAAAGAGTCTCGCGAGTTTCTGGAGAAGCAGAATGAGATCTTGGAGGTACGAGTCAAGGAGCGTACCAAGCAGCTTGCTGAGTTACAGGATGTTGCTATGGTTGCCATGGGGGCGTTGGCAGAATCTCGAGATCCTGAAACGGGCAATCATATTCGCCGTACCCAGCGCTACGTTGAGATCCTTGCTATTGAGATGGCGAAGCTCGAAAAATTTCAAGATATTTTAACGCCTGAAATAATTACCGCACTGTACAAGTCGGCACCACTGCACGATATCGGCAAGGTTGGTGTTGAGGATAAGATCCTACTTAAACCAGGCAAACTCACCGACGAAGAGTTTGAGTTGATGAAGTTGCATACGGTTTATGGCCGTGATGCTATCGTCGCAGCTGAGAGCTCGATGGATTCAGCGGATAACTTCCTGACATTTGCCAAAGAGATTGCCTATTCTCACCAAGAAAAATGGGACGGTTCTGGCTACCCAGAGGGGTTGGCTGGAGAGGATATTCCATTGTCAGCACGGTTGATGGCGGTGGCGGATGTGTATGATGCGTTGATCTGCAAACGGGTTTATAAGCCGGCGTTTACCCACGAAAATGCGGTGCAGATGATTATCGATGGCCGAGGCAGCCACTTCGACCCTGATATCGTTGACTGTTTTGTTGGTATTGCTGAGCGATTCCAACAGGTGGCCGCCATCTTCGCTGATGAACAATAACAAGCGGGAAATAGACGACTTCAGCGGCAGCCAGCATGATGTGGCTGCCGCGGCTTGAGTTACAGCGGCTTGAGATAGGGCTGTTGTGGTGATGGACTAACAGGCACCGCTAAGCACAACAATAACGATAACAACGCAAAGCCAGCCCCAACGAAAAAGACCAAGCCGTGATCCGTTAACCATACCAGACCAAGCAGGGCTGGGATCACCACTGCGGCGATATGGTTGATGGTGAAACTGACCGAAGCGGTTGCGGCCATATCTTGTGGGTCGGCGATCTTCTGCAGATAGCTTTTGAGCGCTATCGCTAGGGCAAACAGTAGGTGGTCAATCACGTAGAGGGTACCCGCCTGCCACGCTTGATCCGCCAGACCATAGCCAATAAACACCAATATTAGACCGACGTACTCAACAATCAGGGCGCGGCGGTCGCCAATGTGTTTAATCAGGCGGCCGATGGCTGGCGCACAGGTGAGGTTGAACAGGTAGTTGATCACGAATAACGCGGTAATGTCGGTAACAGTAAAACCAAATTTCTCCACCATTAAGAAACCTGCAAACACCACAAAGATCTGCCGCCGCGCGCCGGAAAGGAAGGTGAGGCCGTAATAGAGCCAGTAATTTTTCCTCAAAAACAGGTGCTTATGTTGAATAGGCCCCTGTTGAAACATCGGCACTGACCACACCAGATAAGCGACTAAGGCTAAACCTGATAATCCGGTAAGTAGGTATATCCACTGGTAGTCGAGCTCTAGCCAGCTCATACCCGCGTAGATCACCCCGTACGCTAATAGTGAGCCTGCAGCCTTGACGGACAAGCTTTTGCCCATGAACTCGGCGGTTTTATCCTTGGGTAACCATTGCAGTGTTAGTGATTGGTTGATGGTTTCGTAGTAGTGGAAGCCGACCGACATCACCACTGTGGTCGCATATAGGCCGAGCTCTGATGGAAAGTAACCGGTGAGAGAGACGCCAATGCACATCAATGCCAGCGAAACCAAAATCATGGTTTGCTCCCGCATCACTAACAACACAAACACCGCAGTAAATGCCAAGAATCCAGGCACTTCACGCAGGGATTGCAACATACCAATCTGTGCACCATCGAACTGGGCGACTTCTACCACAAAGTTGTTCAGCAGCGTTTGCCAGGTGGCGAAAACCATCGCCATGATAAATGACAATCCAAGCAATAGGCGGGCCTGAGGGGAGAGAGACACAAAAGCTCCTTCTTTTTCATGTCAATGTAACAGGGGGATGCCCCAATAGTGAAATCAATCGCTGGTGACTATAATTGCATTCATGAAACCGCATATTATTGTTTTTCTCACAGTGACATTACTGCTCGGTTGCAGCGCGACTCCCCATCAGCAATTGGCTGCGGATAACCTTTGGCGAGACGAATTGTTTAGTGGTGCAGAGCCGGTGCCACTGCCTGCAGATATATTCGCTCTAAACGACGATATGCGACGGGTCGCTGCCAGCTTTCGCCAAGGTGATCATAAGCAGCTGACTCGGTTTTTACGCAGTGATGGCGAACTTGCTTATAGTGGCAGAAATACTCGCACTGCGGCCGAGACCTTTGCTAGTCGCAGCGGTAATTGTATGTCGCTGGTTATCATGACGGCTACTTTGGCCCGTGCTGCCGATATCGGCTATCGCTATCAGTTGGTGCAGTCGCCGCCGGTGTGGGATCGCCAAGGGGGGCTGTATCTAATCAATGGCCACGTCAATATTCAACTCAACGACGGCAATAAGAGCAATGTACTCAATGTTGCTGGCCGCTCGACCACCATTGATTTCCTTCCCGGTAGCCAAATTCGCGGCTATCAAGTTAAATTTATCAGTGAATCACAGCTGCTGGCTCGTTATTACAATAACTTAGCCGCCGACGCTTTAGTCGAGGCTGATTATTCTCGAGCTTATGCACTGTTAAAAGCCGCTTATGCGACCGAGCCTGATTATCAGCAATTGTGGAATACCTTGGGTGTGCTCTATCGTCGCAGTGGCCAAGAACAGATGGCAGAACAGGTATATCGTTATGCCATTGAGTTGCCTCAAGTAAGTAACGATGCACTGTATAACTTAGCGCTGCTGTTAGCGCGACAAGAACGGCTGCTGGAATGGCAGCAGGTTCATGCACGCCTTGAGCTCCAACGGATCCGCAATCCCTATTATTATTTTGATATGGGGGAAAACGCTTATCAGCGAGGGGAGTACGGTAATGCGGTACGTTACTTTTCGAAAGCGATTAAGCTGGCGGATTATCGCCATGAGTTTCACTTTGGGATAAGCCGAGCTTATTTTAGCAATGGCCAGTTAGGGTTAAGCCAACGGCATATGGATAGAGCGGTTGAGCTGGCTCCTCAGAATGAAAAACAGCGCTACCAATTGAAATTAGTAGCGCTGCAGCGACATTAACCGAAATGAGTTGTTTGGTTAGTGTTGTATTAGGTGTTGTGGTAACGCTCAGCTGAGCTAAGCAGTTCGGCGCGAGCTGCGGCAGCGTCTTCCCAACCGTCTACCTGTACCCATTTACCGGTCTCGAGCTCTTTGTAACGCTCGAAGAATTGCTTGATTTGAGCCTTTAATAACTCTGGTACGTCGTCGATATCGCGAATGTTGTCATACTCTTGCGATAGCTTGGTGTGCGGCACGGCGATGATCTTAGCGTCTTCTCCAGACTCATCGGTCATCTTTAACACTCCCACTGGGCGGCAACGAATCACTGAACCCGCTTGCAGCGGGAACGGCGTTGGCACCAATACATCAACTGGATCGCCATCCAGCGATAGGGTTTTGTTTACGTAACCATAGTTGGCAGGGTAAAACATTGGAGATTTCATCAACCGATCGACGAATAGTGCGCCGCTGTCTTTATCGACTTCGTACTTAATTGGATCGTGGTTGGCGGGGATCTCAATGACAACGTAGATGTCGTCTGGGAGGCTTTTACCTGCGGGTACATCATTTAGGCTCATGGACGCTTTCCTTGTTCAGAGCTACGAATTTGTAACGCAAGTATAACCCGCTCATAACCTTCAGGTTAATAGGCGGCAGGTATAACTTACCAAAATAAAGTCAGTTGCGGCTTATTTGGGCTGTGAAGCAGCTAAGTGTTGTTGTTTCTAATGCTGTTAAAGCACCGGCTAGGCGAGTTTTGGTACAAGGGGAAAGTACTACCGCCGTTGATCTTCTGCCGCATTGGAGCAGTTCAGCGAAGCGCTTTGGACTGCGACCTAAGGCAAGGGGGGATTCCAAAGGGGGCGAAGCGCCCCCTTAATGCATACAAGAATGTGCCGTCGCCACCGCGACATAGTCCCCTAACAGCACCGAAATCGGTGAAGCCGAAGGCTTAAGATAAACTTCAACAGCTAACTACGGCACAGCCCTTATTTGTGGTATTCCAAGCAGGTCTCTACCTCGTTGGCAGAGCCTAGAATTACCGCCACACGCTGATGGATATCGGTTGGTTGGATGTCCATGATAGTTTCGTAACCAGTGGAGGCGATGCCACCG
The genomic region above belongs to Ferrimonas lipolytica and contains:
- a CDS encoding HD-GYP domain-containing protein, with the translated sequence MAQSPKATILTVDDTLTNIEVVKGVLAQDYLVQAALSGEMALKIIGKRKPDLILLDVMMPEMDGYEVCRRLKEDKTTRDIPVIFLTAKSQEEDETKGLAMGAVDYITKPISPPILKERVKNHLLLKESREFLEKQNEILEVRVKERTKQLAELQDVAMVAMGALAESRDPETGNHIRRTQRYVEILAIEMAKLEKFQDILTPEIITALYKSAPLHDIGKVGVEDKILLKPGKLTDEEFELMKLHTVYGRDAIVAAESSMDSADNFLTFAKEIAYSHQEKWDGSGYPEGLAGEDIPLSARLMAVADVYDALICKRVYKPAFTHENAVQMIIDGRGSHFDPDIVDCFVGIAERFQQVAAIFADEQ
- a CDS encoding MFS transporter; translation: MAMVFATWQTLLNNFVVEVAQFDGAQIGMLQSLREVPGFLAFTAVFVLLVMREQTMILVSLALMCIGVSLTGYFPSELGLYATTVVMSVGFHYYETINQSLTLQWLPKDKTAEFMGKSLSVKAAGSLLAYGVIYAGMSWLELDYQWIYLLTGLSGLALVAYLVWSVPMFQQGPIQHKHLFLRKNYWLYYGLTFLSGARRQIFVVFAGFLMVEKFGFTVTDITALFVINYLFNLTCAPAIGRLIKHIGDRRALIVEYVGLILVFIGYGLADQAWQAGTLYVIDHLLFALAIALKSYLQKIADPQDMAATASVSFTINHIAAVVIPALLGLVWLTDHGLVFFVGAGFALLSLLLCLAVPVSPSPQQPYLKPL
- a CDS encoding tetratricopeptide repeat protein; translated protein: MTLLLGCSATPHQQLAADNLWRDELFSGAEPVPLPADIFALNDDMRRVAASFRQGDHKQLTRFLRSDGELAYSGRNTRTAAETFASRSGNCMSLVIMTATLARAADIGYRYQLVQSPPVWDRQGGLYLINGHVNIQLNDGNKSNVLNVAGRSTTIDFLPGSQIRGYQVKFISESQLLARYYNNLAADALVEADYSRAYALLKAAYATEPDYQQLWNTLGVLYRRSGQEQMAEQVYRYAIELPQVSNDALYNLALLLARQERLLEWQQVHARLELQRIRNPYYYFDMGENAYQRGEYGNAVRYFSKAIKLADYRHEFHFGISRAYFSNGQLGLSQRHMDRAVELAPQNEKQRYQLKLVALQRH
- the ppa gene encoding inorganic diphosphatase is translated as MSLNDVPAGKSLPDDIYVVIEIPANHDPIKYEVDKDSGALFVDRLMKSPMFYPANYGYVNKTLSLDGDPVDVLVPTPFPLQAGSVIRCRPVGVLKMTDESGEDAKIIAVPHTKLSQEYDNIRDIDDVPELLKAQIKQFFERYKELETGKWVQVDGWEDAAAARAELLSSAERYHNT